Within Eggerthella timonensis, the genomic segment GCGCACGTAGGCGACGTCGTCGAGCTTGGCGAGTCGCACGAGCACCATGTCGCCCAGATCCTTCGACCCGATCTCGCTCTTCGAGGCGTTGCGCAGCTCGGCTTCGATGCTGTCGATGAGCGAGGCGATCTGCTCGGGCCCGATGGGCCGCTTGGCGGCGGCGTTGAGCAGGCCGCGCATGAGCTTCTGGCGGTCGTAGGCTTCCGACGAGCCGTCGGCTTTGATGACGATGAGCGGGTTGTCGCCCAGACGCTCGTAGGTGGTGAAACGACGCCCGCATTCGAGGCATTCGCGGCGGCGGCGAATGGCCGTGCCGTCCTCGGAAGGCCTCGAGTCGACCACTTTCGACTCTGGATTGCCGCAGGAAGGACAACGCATACTTGCTCCTTTGTCGATTTTGGGTTCAGCCTAACATACAATATATAGTGGTTCAATCAACATGTCGGATTCGCGCAAAAAACCTGCACGATCCCCGCACGCCGCTTCTACCAGGCTACGCGCACATACGTATCCCCCAGTCCGACCTCCCCTTCCGCTCGCTCGACCTCGAACGACCAGCGCTCGTCCACGAGGGCGTCGAGGAATCGCTCGTCGTGCGACACGAGCACAAGCGCGCACGCGCAATCGCCGAGCACGTCCTGCAGGGCCTCGATCGAGCGAATGTCCAGGTGGTTCGTCGGCTCGTCCATGACGATGAGGTGCGGCGAGGAGAGCAGGCTGCGCGCGATCATGAGCTTGCGCACCTCGCCCGGGCTGAGCTCCTCGCCGTCGAGCACGCGCGCCGGGGGCGACTCGAGCCGCGCCACGATGGAGAGCATGCGCCCTCGTTCGGCCGACGAGAGCCCCCGAAGCTCGTCGAGCAACGCGCGCACCTCATCGTCGGTTGTCTCCTGCGGAATATAGGCCACCCCCTCCTCCAGCGTCACCTGACGAATCAAGGCATTGAGCAGGGTGGACTTCCCCGCTCCGTTCCTGCCGACAAGGCCGATGCGGTCCTCGTTGCCGAGGTACAGCTCGGGATGGCGCAGCATGCGCCCGGCACCGAGCGGCATGCTGCCCTCGGGAAGATGGGCGAGCACCTTGCGCGCGGCAGTCTGGGCGTCCAACTCCAAGGAGCTGCGACGCTCCTTCTTGGCATCGAGGCCTTCGAGGCGCTTCTCTGCGGCCTCGATACGCTTGTCCATCTGCGATGACAGCTTGCCCGCCTTGCCGTCCTGCCCGGAGTAGACGGCGAGCTTGATCTTCGCCCGCCCGTCGTGATCGTGGCGGTCGAGATGCCGCGCCGAGCGGCGGGCGGCCGAACGGGCCGCGACCCCGTCGCGCCGCACGCTCTCGGCTTTGATGCGCGCCAGCTCGTCGCGAGCAGCTCGTCGCTCGGCGCGCACGGTCTCGCGGCGCAGGTCGAGCTCGCGGCGCGCCTGCGTGTACGTGCCCGGGATGGCCGTCGCCCGGCCGGCTTCGACGAACACGCACGATCGCACGAGCTCGTCGAGCAACGCGCGATCGTGCGACACGAGCAGGCCGACGCCCTTGAACGAGGCGAGCGCTTGCGCGACGAGGTCGCGCGTGGGGGCGTCGAGATGGTTCGTCGGCTCGTCGAGCGCCAGCACCTGCGGCTCTGCGGCGAGTGCGCAGGCGATCTGGATGCGCTTGCGCTCGCCATGGGACAGCGATTCGTAGCACCAGAGCCACTCGTCCTCGATTTCCAGCAGCGTGCGCAGCTTGACGGCCGTGGAACCGTAGTCGCAAGCGAACTCCTCGAGCGTCGCAGGGGGCGATGAGGTGGATTGCCGGCACACCGTGCCGCGCGTTCGAGGCGACACGCTGCCTTGATCGGGCGTCAGGATGCCGCACACGCAGTGCACGAGCGTGCTCTTGCCGGCGCCGTTCGGCCCGACGATGCCCGTCCAGCCGTTCGCGAACACAAGCGAGACGTCGTCGAGGGCGCGTTCGTCGGCGCCTTCGTACGTATGGGAAAGATGGTGAGCGGTTATGAACATGGCGACCTCCGTCGAAGAGGCGCACGGATGGCTCTGCGCAGCGTTCAGCGATGCCGATGAAAGGGAGCCGCGCGAATCGGAGCTAGCGGATGAAGCGCGAGGCGGAGTCGAGAACGATGACGAAAGCGCACCCGATGCGGCTGGTTGATGCATGCAAGGGGCGATGATAGGGCTTTCGTTATCGCTTCATGTTCCTTGTCTCCTTCGCGAAGCGCCTGCCGACATGGAAGCGCGGCGGCGCGGTTTGTTGCTGCTCGGCCGAGTCTACCACGACGCGCAGGATGCGTAAACCCCCGAATGGACGCGCCTCCGGGGTGGCGGAGGCGCTACGCAGCCACAGAAACGCAGCATCTGTGGATCAGGGAACGGCCGCACGGGCCGACGATGAGCGGAAAACGGCTGGTTACAACCCCATGAGCAGGCTGGCCAACGCGAGCGCCCCGAACGCGCATCCGCCGACGACGGCCTGCCAGCGCTGCATGCGGCCGAACGACACGCCTTGCGCCGTGCCTGCGCGCAGCGCGGACGCAAACGATGCGCTGCCGTGCTTCGATCGCGCAGCGCCTCCGTCTTGGGACGGGCGCTCGGGAAACGAGATGATGCGCGCGCGTCGAGCAGGCGCCGAATCCAGCTTCGGCTGAAGGGCCGAGGTTCCCTCAACAGGGTACTTCATCTCAAAATTCTTCATTTTATGCCCTCCTGCTCTTGCGTAGAACCTTTGTTCGCGTATATAATAGGTCGAACAAAGGTTCATGTCAATAGGAATTTCATACATTTGTTCGGTAGAAGATAGAGCGGCGACGAAAGGACGATCCATGGCCGAGAAAGTGACGAAGCGCCAGCAAGCGGTGCTCGACTGCATCGAGGAGTGCATTCGAGAGAAGGGGTACGGCCCGACCGTGCGCGAGGTATGCCAGAGCCTCGGCCTCTCCTCCCCTTCCACCGTGCACGTGCACTTGAAGGCGCTCGAGGAGAAGGGCCTCATCAAGCGCGACCCGCTCAAGTCGCGCTCCATCGCGCTCACCTACCCGCTCGAGGACGCCGCCCTGGCCACCAACGTGGTGCAGCCCAGCTTCAGCAACATCGTGAGCGTGCCCCTCGTGGGCAACGTGGCCGCCGGCTCCCCCATCCTCGCCGAGGAGAACATCACCGACACCCTGTCGCTTCCCACCGAGATCGTGGGCGACGCTCCTTCGTTCCTGCTCTCCGTGCGCGGCGAGAGCATGATTGAGGCAGGCATCAACGACGGCGACTACGTCGTGGTCAAAGAGCAGCCCGTCGCGAACAACGGCGACATCGTCGTGGCCATCATCGACGACGGCGCCACGGTGAAGCGCTTCTTCAAGGAAAGCGACCATATCCGCTTGCAGCCGGAGAACTCCACGATGGACCCCATCATCACCACCGACTGCGCCATCGCCGGCAAGGTGGTCGCGGTATTCCGTCGCCTCTAGCGCTGGCGCCGCACGCCGGACGAACCAACAGCGCCCCCGTCGCTCGATGAAGCGACGGGGGCGCTTGCCGTTCCTTAGAGTAACTCTAAGCTATTGCGAACGGCCTGAAGAGCCCGGCGTACGAAGGGCCCGCGAGCATGACGATGTGCGTGCCCTCCTCCTCGTGCGCCTCCGAGAGGATACGGCACCGCTCGTGAGCGATGGAGACGAGGTCGCCCCGGTTGTAGGGGATCAGCACGTCGAGGTGCTCGTCCTGCGCCGAGGCGACGCGGGCGATATGCTCGACGAGCTCGCTCACGCCCTCCCCCGTCGCCGCCGACGCGAACTGCGCCTGCGGATGGCGCGCCTTGAGGACGCCGAGACGCTCTTCGTCGAGCAGGTCGCACTTGTTGAACACGAGCACGCGCAGCAGGTCCTGCGCCTGGATCTGCCCGAGCACGTCTTCCACTGCGGCGATCTGCGCCTCGTACTCGTCAGAGGACGCGTCCACCACGTGTAGCACGAGGTCGGCGCCCGTGATCTCGTCGAGCGTCGACTTGAACGCCTCGACGAGCGTGGTCGGCAGCTTCTGGATGAACCCGACCGTGTCGGTGATGGTGATCTCGCGGCCCTCGGGCAGCTCGAACTTGCGCGTGGTGGAGTCGAGCGTGGCGAACAGCTTGTCGTAGGCCAGCACGTCCGCATTCGTCAGGCGGTTGAGCAGGCTCGATTTCCCGGCGTTCGTGTAGCCGGCCAGCGCCACCTTGAACATGCCGCTCTCGTAGCGGCTCTCGCGCTGCACGGCCCGCACGTCGGCCAGGTGCTTGAGCTCGCGCTTGATCGATGTGATGCGCTTGCGCACCATGCGGCGGTCGACCTCGAGCTGGCTCTCGCCTTCGCCGAAGCGAGATCCCACGCCGCCGCCCATGCGGTTGGAGGCCAGGTGCGCCCACATGCCGCGCAGGCGCGGCAGCAGGTACTCGTTCTGGGCGAGCCGCACCTGCAGCCGCCCTTCCTTGCTGGTGGCGTGCAGGGCGAAGATGTCGAGGATGAGCGCCGTGCGGTCGATGACCTTCACGTCGCGGCCCATCGCCTTCTCGAGGTTCGCTTGCTGCGAGGGCGTCAGCTCGTCGTCGAACACCACGAGGTCGGCCGCGTGGGCGCGCGCGAGCTCGGCCACCTCCTCGGCCTTGCCCGTGCCCACGAACGTGCGCGGGTTGGGCGCGTCGAGCTTCTGCGTGGTGGTGGCCACCACGTCGGCGCCCGCCGTGTCGACGAGACGTTCGAGCTCGGCGAGCGACGATACCAAAGGCCAGGTGGAGCCGGGGCGGTCGACGCCGACGAGCACGGCGCGCTCGCGGCGATCTTCGGAAACCGGGGTCATGCCCCGCGTGATGACTGATTCGAATTCCGTCATGGATGCAACCTTTCGATGCAGAGATGAGCGCACCGGGCATCGGCGCCGGCGCGCGAAGACAGTCGGAAGCGGTGTCGGCCGCTAGAGAAACGCGTGCGCTGTCTGCATGATAGGTGCTCCGATCTTGAACGGTTCGACGGCAGAACCCTGCCCGTGGCTCCGTATCATACCACATGCGCCCTTCCGTCTGGGGAAACCGTCAGGCAACGTCGCCGTTCAACAGCCCAAGCGCCTCGTCGGCGAGTGACGGCAGCTCGCGCTTCGTCGCGTCGAGCCACCGGATGCGCGCGTCCTTGCGGAACCACGTGCGCTGCCGCTTCGCGTAGCGCCGCGTGGCCAGCTTGATCCGCTCGACGGCCTCGTCGAGGGAGATGCGCCCGTCGATCGCGTCGACGATCTCCTTGTAGCCGATGGCCTGGGGCGCCGTCACCCCTTCGCGGAAGCCGCGCGCGAGCAGCCCCTCCACCTCGGCCACGAGTCCCGCCTCGACCATGGCTTCCACCCGCGCGTCGATGCGCGCGCGCAGCACATCGGGGTCGACGGCCAAGCCGAAGAAGGTCGCGGGCACGAGCTGCGGGAGCCGAGAGAGCCGGGCGCGCTGCGCGGCGTACGTCGTGCCCTCTTCGAGCAGCTCGAAGGCGCGCACGACGCGCTTGACGTCGGCGGGCGGGATGAGCGCCGCGCTCGCCTCGTCCCGCGCGGCGAGCAGCTTCCACAACGCCTCTGCGCCTTGCTCGCGCGCCACGGCCTGATAGCGGTCGCGCACGGGATTGCCCACCTGCTCGCCCGCGGGGAAGTCGTACGCATCGACGGCCGCGCGCACGTAGAAGCCCGTTCCCCCCGCCAGCACGCTGCGCTTGCCACGCGCGTCGATCGCGCGGAAGCAGCCGCGCGCGTACTCTTGGAACAGCGCGGCGGAGAACGGCTCGCCCGGGTCGACGAGGTCGAGCCCATGATGCGGCACGAGGCGCTCGGACGCGGGCAGCTTGCCCGTGCCGATGTCCATGCCGCGGTAGATCTGCATGGAGTCGGCGCTGACCACCTCCCCGCCCAGCTCGAGCGCGAGCAGCTGCGCGAGGTCGGTCTTGCCGGACGCGGTGGGCCCCACGACGCAGACCACGGGAGCGCCCAGCGCGAACGAAGCCTCCGTCAAGGCCGGCTCAGCGTGCGGAGGCCGCATCGCGCTCGCCCACGACCTCGCCCGCGAGGTACCACGTCTTCGCCTCGTCCACCCGCACGCGCACGATGCTGCCCGCAAGGTCCTCCGCGCGCGTGCCCGCAGGCGCCGGCGCGTGCACGGTCTGGTTCTTCGGGCTCTTGCCCGCCAGCAGGCCCTCGTCGCGCTTCGACGAGCCTTCCACCAGCACGTCGATCGTGCTTCCCAGATCCTGCTGGTTCGCCTCGAAGGCGCGCTTTTGCACGAGGTCCACGAGCCGGTCGAAGCGCTGCTGGATCACCTCGCGCGGCGTGTCGTCGTCCATGGACGCGGCCGGCGTGCCCTCGCGCTTCGAGTAGATGAACGTGAACACCTGGTGGTAGCCCACCTCGTCCACGAGCCGGTACGTGTCCTCGAAGTCCTTGGCCGTCTCGCCGGGGAACCCGACGATGATGTCGGTGGACAGCGCGATGTCGCCCACGGCGTCGCGCAGCTTCGCGATGAGGCCCCGGTAGTGGTCGCGCGTGTAGCGGCGGTTCATCGCGGCGAGCACGGCGTCCGAGCCCGACTGCACGGGCAGGTGAAGCGCCGGCATGAGCGACCGCAGGGTCGCGAACTTGCCGATGACCTCGTCATTGAGGTCCTTCGGATGGCTCGTGGCGAACCGAAGGCGCTCGATGCCCGTCTGATCGAGGGCGTCGAGCACCGCGGCGAAGCGGGGCGAGCCGTACAGGTCGCGCCCGTAGGAGTTCACGTTCTGGCCGAGCAGCGTGATCTCCTTCACGCCGGCGGCCACGTAGCGCTCGGCCTCGGCGACGATATCCTCGAGCGGCCGCGACTTCTCGCGCCCGCGCACGTACGGCACGATGCAATACGAGCAGAAGTTGTTGCAGCCGATGGTGATGGGCAGCCATGCCGCCCACTCGTGCTCGCGCGCCGTGGGCAGCTCGGTGGGGAACGACGACGCGGCGTCGAGCACCTCCACCTGATGGCCGCCTTCGGCGAGCGCCGCCTCGAGCAGACGCGGCAGCGAGCCGAGGTTGTGCGTGCCGAACACCACGTCGAGGTGCTTCAGCTCTTCGA encodes:
- the nrdR gene encoding transcriptional regulator NrdR, yielding MRCPSCGNPESKVVDSRPSEDGTAIRRRRECLECGRRFTTYERLGDNPLIVIKADGSSEAYDRQKLMRGLLNAAAKRPIGPEQIASLIDSIEAELRNASKSEIGSKDLGDMVLVRLAKLDDVAYVRFASVYKDFRNVEEFAAALEGLR
- a CDS encoding ATP-binding cassette domain-containing protein — protein: MFITAHHLSHTYEGADERALDDVSLVFANGWTGIVGPNGAGKSTLVHCVCGILTPDQGSVSPRTRGTVCRQSTSSPPATLEEFACDYGSTAVKLRTLLEIEDEWLWCYESLSHGERKRIQIACALAAEPQVLALDEPTNHLDAPTRDLVAQALASFKGVGLLVSHDRALLDELVRSCVFVEAGRATAIPGTYTQARRELDLRRETVRAERRAARDELARIKAESVRRDGVAARSAARRSARHLDRHDHDGRAKIKLAVYSGQDGKAGKLSSQMDKRIEAAEKRLEGLDAKKERRSSLELDAQTAARKVLAHLPEGSMPLGAGRMLRHPELYLGNEDRIGLVGRNGAGKSTLLNALIRQVTLEEGVAYIPQETTDDEVRALLDELRGLSSAERGRMLSIVARLESPPARVLDGEELSPGEVRKLMIARSLLSSPHLIVMDEPTNHLDIRSIEALQDVLGDCACALVLVSHDERFLDALVDERWSFEVERAEGEVGLGDTYVRVAW
- the lexA gene encoding transcriptional repressor LexA, whose translation is MAEKVTKRQQAVLDCIEECIREKGYGPTVREVCQSLGLSSPSTVHVHLKALEEKGLIKRDPLKSRSIALTYPLEDAALATNVVQPSFSNIVSVPLVGNVAAGSPILAEENITDTLSLPTEIVGDAPSFLLSVRGESMIEAGINDGDYVVVKEQPVANNGDIVVAIIDDGATVKRFFKESDHIRLQPENSTMDPIITTDCAIAGKVVAVFRRL
- the hflX gene encoding GTPase HflX — protein: MTEFESVITRGMTPVSEDRRERAVLVGVDRPGSTWPLVSSLAELERLVDTAGADVVATTTQKLDAPNPRTFVGTGKAEEVAELARAHAADLVVFDDELTPSQQANLEKAMGRDVKVIDRTALILDIFALHATSKEGRLQVRLAQNEYLLPRLRGMWAHLASNRMGGGVGSRFGEGESQLEVDRRMVRKRITSIKRELKHLADVRAVQRESRYESGMFKVALAGYTNAGKSSLLNRLTNADVLAYDKLFATLDSTTRKFELPEGREITITDTVGFIQKLPTTLVEAFKSTLDEITGADLVLHVVDASSDEYEAQIAAVEDVLGQIQAQDLLRVLVFNKCDLLDEERLGVLKARHPQAQFASAATGEGVSELVEHIARVASAQDEHLDVLIPYNRGDLVSIAHERCRILSEAHEEEGTHIVMLAGPSYAGLFRPFAIA
- the miaA gene encoding tRNA (adenosine(37)-N6)-dimethylallyltransferase MiaA codes for the protein MTEASFALGAPVVCVVGPTASGKTDLAQLLALELGGEVVSADSMQIYRGMDIGTGKLPASERLVPHHGLDLVDPGEPFSAALFQEYARGCFRAIDARGKRSVLAGGTGFYVRAAVDAYDFPAGEQVGNPVRDRYQAVAREQGAEALWKLLAARDEASAALIPPADVKRVVRAFELLEEGTTYAAQRARLSRLPQLVPATFFGLAVDPDVLRARIDARVEAMVEAGLVAEVEGLLARGFREGVTAPQAIGYKEIVDAIDGRISLDEAVERIKLATRRYAKRQRTWFRKDARIRWLDATKRELPSLADEALGLLNGDVA
- the miaB gene encoding tRNA (N6-isopentenyl adenosine(37)-C2)-methylthiotransferase MiaB, with translation MHTPFTNLTFCIRTFGCQMNKHDSERIAGMLEGLGALAVDAIEDADIVAFMTCCVREAADTRLYGQVASLKNIPLRAGTPLSKRIVAVGGCIGQRDGEKLVEELKHLDVVFGTHNLGSLPRLLEAALAEGGHQVEVLDAASSFPTELPTAREHEWAAWLPITIGCNNFCSYCIVPYVRGREKSRPLEDIVAEAERYVAAGVKEITLLGQNVNSYGRDLYGSPRFAAVLDALDQTGIERLRFATSHPKDLNDEVIGKFATLRSLMPALHLPVQSGSDAVLAAMNRRYTRDHYRGLIAKLRDAVGDIALSTDIIVGFPGETAKDFEDTYRLVDEVGYHQVFTFIYSKREGTPAASMDDDTPREVIQQRFDRLVDLVQKRAFEANQQDLGSTIDVLVEGSSKRDEGLLAGKSPKNQTVHAPAPAGTRAEDLAGSIVRVRVDEAKTWYLAGEVVGERDAASAR